The genomic stretch CGGGAAAACATGCCCACAATTTCCGGTATCAAACTATTGCGCGGCGGGAAGCGGGTAATGCAAACTTCTCCAGCCTTGGACCGACGTTAAAACGACAGTAGCAGTCGGTAATGAACAACACAGAGAAAACAACCGCAGAGAGGAAACGCCCGCCGCCGGTGAAAGTGTTGTCCGGCCAGCTGAGGACGGCAGAGAGCCGGGGGACTGCAGACAGCGGGGACGGGTGGGTCATCAGGCCGGGCAGGGGTCGCTCTCTGCCGGTCTCTCTGGTGTGGATGCAGGGGACCGTCCTGGAGGTCCAGCTGGACACGAACACCGTCCTGCTGATGGATGAGACGGGGACCTTCGCTGTTCAAGGCGTCAACAACATTCCCAAAGGGAAACCATGTTTGTCCCAAGGTTAAGCTGGTTTCTGGATTAGTCAATAAGTCATATGATGTCTATTGTaggtttttatatatttcatttttctaCAAAAACTACACCAAACCAGGCCTAGATTtctttataaatcaattaaattaaaacgGCTGTATTTGAATACTTTGAATACTATTTAcgtgattaatcaattaattatttagtaagtaagtaaagttttatttatatagcacctttaaaacacaCCGTTACAAAGTGCTGCACACACAAATGAATCATCAAATATTGATGAAAACAAGGAACAATTACAATATGAAACAAACAATGAGAAACAgttcaaacaaacagacaaacacacatgtggatgaGACCTATATTTAGTCTATACAATGTCAGAATAAGGTcacatcttcaaatgttttgttttgtctgaccaacagtcaaaACCTCCAATAAATTCAATTTACAATCAaataaaatgggaaaaaaacagcaaatcctcacaaatAAGAAGCTGGAACAAGAGAATTGGCATTTCTTTCAAAATATTTTCATCACAACAGTTGCACAATAATATCAGCTGACATGACAAGTGTCAAAAACATGGGGTGTCATGGGGAGCTCTTTTTTAGCCCCATGGCCTACAAGCAGGTTAAAGCAGCCATGATGCTCTAAGATTATTTTAAACCCTGTTATTCTATTTGTGAAAACAGGCAAATGGGGGAGTTAACTGCTTTCCCTCTGTCTAGACCATATAAAACAATCCAGgtctagattttaaaaaagctcTACTTGGACCAGTTAAAGTGTAAAGACCACATACAGTTCTGTATCCaatttatttgtgaaacctttttgtgtgagaaaataataaatctgatAAATGATCTTGCTGTTTTATTCTCCATCCAGATTACATTGGACCCTAAATCTGGATTTATCTGGTCTCAGTAGAAAAAAACCCtgaaatttcccttttttaattaaaaaaaaaaaaaaatctgtctccAGGCTTTTTATATAATATCTAGTAACTGGAAAGTTTAAATATCACCAGAGTCAAGGAATATTTCAAGTTCCTACTTAAATTGCTAAAAAGAAACAGCAAAACAAATGCAATATTGGTAAATAAATGAGGCTGTCGTCCTTTCTTACAGCGGATATTTTAAATTTTAGCaggacaggtgaaactaataacattaacaatgccatttaaatgtcatttaaGCCGTCTGCCAATGTCTATTCAGGCTTCAACACTCTTATGgagatactgtatgtacactgcaaattcatAGGCATCACTGTAGTTTGACATATAAAGGCAGGGCTTTTGTTTTACCTAATGGCAGACCACTATTATGCATGGTTTGTACATTAATAGTTTTGAGAATGATCAGACCACAGTCTATTTGTAATCATTCAATTCAGACGATTCCTGGTTTATGTATATAAAAGTCTACCAAAGCTAGTCCTGAAAATTGTTAATTGTGTTTAAAATGGGAACATTAAGCTTCAAAATAACGACTGCACATGAATATCTCTGAAAAACAGCCACATCTCCCCAGATCACAGTCCTGTCCTCGTTTTCATGAATCTATTGTCACTAAACAGCTGAccacctgctgctgtttttttacaGGCAAATATGTCATGGTGATGGGTGTCATCACGGCCGTCTCCCCGGAGCCAGTCATCCGCGCCGTGAAGATGGCAGACCTCTCTGAGCTCTCCGCGCTGCACAGACGGATGTGGaagctggaggtggaggagctgcagcaggtgCTGGCCTGAACGCAGAGCTGTTGGTGGAAAACGCCGCCTCGCCGATGGCAGGACGACCTGCTCCTGTCATGTGGGTCCAGCTGGGTATATGCAGCATTGAAGTGGTTCTtgacaaatggaaaaaaactaCCTCAAAGGACTGGACAGCGGATTCTACTTGATGTCAGGCTTCTGACCGGGAGGTGTGATGCAAGAGTGACTAAGACTGAGAAAACTGACTTGTGTTTGTGCATTCAGTATTTATGCTGTGAAGCGTGATGCTTAGTTTCCCCACTGGGCTCCGACAGCAAGGAGGTCAGAGTCTCGAAGAGAAGAAGTGGAGCTGTAGGCCTCATGTTACCTCTAAAAATGATCTGCCAACGCTTCGGGGAGAAAAATAACACCCAGATTTGGAAGCGTCTTGTAATCGTTAACTTACTATACGAAGTGTCTTGTCCGATTTTACCACTAGCATCATCTTTGTAATAATTCGGCATTCATTCAGAGCTGATATAAGATGGttgtaaaaatattaaataaagatAACACGGATTTTCAAGTACTCCGCCTCCTTTTCTCTACTAAAAACTAAATTCAGATGTTTATACATACTGCACCAGGATGGACATGAAGTGttcaaatctgtttttcaagGACAAAATATTAAACTTGATTTCTGcagaaaacaaataaagcaaaaaatgtTATCCAAATTAATTTCTGCATGTGATAGAGACGGTGGAACGTAAAGTATATCTtctcaagtacaattttgaggtacgcCTAATACTTTATACTTACATTTTAGAGGGAAATTAAGTACTTTTTACTTCGCTACAATTACATTACAACTGTAATTACTTAAAGATGTTACATACAAAATTagcttataatatatttattgctGTTACAAACAGGGTATAAAATTGCTTGTGCTTCACCTCCACCAAATACTATAGTTAAAAGCTTACACATTAATGTATCAGTGAGAAAATGATGACATACAATAAGCGGCTGTGTCAATTAAATACTTTGCTAAAAATACCTATATACCTTCACATAAGGTTTTCAATACAGGACTTGAATAAGTATagtgtggtattactactttctATTGTGTacaagatctgaatacttcttcccaCCACTGGTTACAGATGTGTAATtaataaacacacagcagtttcaacgcagattaaaaaaagaagctttatTTGGTGTGGTGCCCGTTACACTGGTATACTAAATGATAAATGGAAAGTGAAAATGACCTATGCTGACGGattaaaataatagaaatatcaaCTTTTTAAGTATTGCATACTTAAAACATATCGAAGGTCATTAACATATACAAACTGCTTTTGAAAAAGGAAATTACTTTAAGGTCAACTGTATCTGAACACGTCTCTGATCGAGGTTTACACATGCTATTTTCGGCACCGTCTTCAGGTGTTCTACTGAATAGTGGCGCATAGCAAAGCTTCAAGTGTTCTCCCACTCAGTATTTTGCTGTTAACGGTTAACACTACTGTAGTTCAGATCAGAGTAAACCAGCCACCAATCAGAGGGCCCGGTCCTGAACGCCCCGCTTTAAAATCATGCTGTGATCAGGCTGCTTCCTGTGCACCTCAGAGGCCCTCAAGGATCGCCTGACTCAAGACTGTTTGAATACTGCATTAATCGCAACAgagttttcaatattttttcatCACATCATTAAATAATGTCTTTAAGCAGAAAACTGTATTTTCCAAAGTCATTGTCATTCGGTGCTATAAGATGGTCTTTTCTGGCTTTGGCAAGTTTCATCAAAAGGAATTCCCTGCGCTCCATCCACTCTTTTAGTTCCTGCTCCCCGTGTGCCAGCTTACACAAGTCATCCTCTGTGCACGTACCTTTGAGGAACCTATCAGAACACAAGATCAACAGGGTCAACCGtcaaaaaaaacaccggactcaGACTGGTAACTGGAGACGCGCGGCGTTCTGCAGGCTGATAATCTTACCTCTCACAAACTTTGAAAGTGCCGGTGGGAAAGCGATACTGCCAGCA from Sebastes fasciatus isolate fSebFas1 chromosome 13, fSebFas1.pri, whole genome shotgun sequence encodes the following:
- the rmi2 gene encoding recQ-mediated genome instability protein 2; amino-acid sequence: MNNTEKTTAERKRPPPVKVLSGQLRTAESRGTADSGDGWVIRPGRGRSLPVSLVWMQGTVLEVQLDTNTVLLMDETGTFAVQGVNNIPKGKPCLSQGKYVMVMGVITAVSPEPVIRAVKMADLSELSALHRRMWKLEVEELQQVLA